In the genome of Bremerella sp. P1, the window TCCTGATCAAGCCGTGAATTAGGGTTTCCTAGGAACTATAATGCGGCTCGACTCGTAATCAGTGTCAAATGAATTGAATCCCTTTCGCGAGTGAGCCGCATGATGTCCCGCCTCTGCTTACTACTAACCTTCCTCTCGTTCTTGCCTGCCACCGATCTCCTAGCGACCGAATACGGCAACATCGTCACCGTCGCAGGTACTGGCCAAAAAGAACTGGGCAAAATGGAAGGCCCGGTCGACCAGGTCAACATTGGTCAGACATTCGGTGTGCTGATCGGCCCGGATGGGGCGATGTATGTGACAGAAGTCGAAAACCATCGTGTGCTGCGAGTCGACCTGAAGACCAAGCAGGTCACGACCGTCGCTGGTAACGGCACGAAAGGGTATGCAGGTGACGGCGGACCGGCGACCGAAGCCCAGCTCAACGAACCCTACGAAGTCCGCTTCGCTGGCAATGGTGACATGTATTTCGTGGAGATGCAGAACCACCTCATTCGCAAAGTCGATGCGAAGACCGGAACCATCTCGACCGTCGCAGGCACCGGCAAGCCCGGCTACTCTGGCGATGGCGGCCCAGCGCTCAAGGCCCAGTTCAATCGACCGCACAGCATTGTGCTGAGTGAAGACGACTCAACGTTGTATGTGGCTGACATTCAGAACCATCGAATCCGCGCGATCGATTTAAAGACTGGGGTTATCCAGTCAATCGCTGGCAACGGTGATAAGAAGCTGCCAATCGACGGCGAGACAACGGTTGGGAAGTCGATGGTCGGTCCCCGGGCACTCTATCTCGATGGAAACGATCTGTGGATCGCTTTGCGAGAAGGACACAGTGTCTGGCGCTTGGACTTGAAGACCGGCATCGTGTATCACGTGGCCTGCTCAGGCAAGAAGGGTTATAGCGGCGACGGCGGCAGTGCCAAAGAAGCAACGATGAATGGTCCCAAGGGAATCGTCAAAGCACCCAACGGCAGTCTGTACGTGGTCGACACCGAAAATCAGGCCATTCGCGAGATCGACGTGAAGAACGATCGCATCCGTACCGTGGCTGGCATCGGACCGCAAGGACGTGGTTACTCGGGCGATAATGGCCCAGCGACGAAGGCCAAGATGGATCGCCCGCACGGGATTGGTGTCGGAGTGGATAACGCTTTGTACATCGGCGATACGAACAATCACCGGGTTCGCAAAGTCGTGCCCGTAAGCGAATAAGGAATTATCCAATGCACGCGATCAATCGACGACAGATGCTTCAAGGTTCTCTGGCTGCCGCCGCCGCGGTAGGCCTTGGTGGTTCGCTTTCCGCCGACGATGCTTCCCCCAGCCGCTGGAAGCTGATCACGTTTACCAAGTTTCTGCAGCCGCTCAGCTATGACGAGATGGCCAAACAGGTGGCCGAGATTGGCTATGATGGAATCGAAGCGCCAATCCGCGTCGGAGGTCATATCGAACCGGAGAATGTGGCGGAGGAATTGCCCAAGTTCGTCGAAGCGCTGAAGAAGCAGGGCCTCACGATCGACATACTGACTTCCAGCATCAACAGCGTCGATTCGCCCAACGCGGAAGAGACGCTGAAGGTGGCCAAAGAGTTGGGCATCCCGCGGTATCGCATGTCGTACTACAAGTATGACTTGAAGAAGCCAGTCGTCCGCCAGGTCCGCGAAGCCGGCGCCAAGCTGAAAGACCTGGCGGCAATGAACGAGGAGATCGGCATTCAGGCCGTCTACCAGAATCACTCCGGCAGCCATTACGTG includes:
- a CDS encoding SMP-30/gluconolactonase/LRE family protein; translated protein: MMSRLCLLLTFLSFLPATDLLATEYGNIVTVAGTGQKELGKMEGPVDQVNIGQTFGVLIGPDGAMYVTEVENHRVLRVDLKTKQVTTVAGNGTKGYAGDGGPATEAQLNEPYEVRFAGNGDMYFVEMQNHLIRKVDAKTGTISTVAGTGKPGYSGDGGPALKAQFNRPHSIVLSEDDSTLYVADIQNHRIRAIDLKTGVIQSIAGNGDKKLPIDGETTVGKSMVGPRALYLDGNDLWIALREGHSVWRLDLKTGIVYHVACSGKKGYSGDGGSAKEATMNGPKGIVKAPNGSLYVVDTENQAIREIDVKNDRIRTVAGIGPQGRGYSGDNGPATKAKMDRPHGIGVGVDNALYIGDTNNHRVRKVVPVSE
- a CDS encoding sugar phosphate isomerase/epimerase family protein, with the translated sequence MHAINRRQMLQGSLAAAAAVGLGGSLSADDASPSRWKLITFTKFLQPLSYDEMAKQVAEIGYDGIEAPIRVGGHIEPENVAEELPKFVEALKKQGLTIDILTSSINSVDSPNAEETLKVAKELGIPRYRMSYYKYDLKKPVVRQVREAGAKLKDLAAMNEEIGIQAVYQNHSGSHYVGAPIWDIMQLVRQYDPKVVSMAFDIGHARVEGNTSWPIQWNLVQSHLGSVYIKDFTGNSGRPAWCSVTEGELPGEFWKLLKASDYNGPISLHVEYLHGEEAKQVSNHIAAMKRDLAWLKQKLAS